A window from Nycticebus coucang isolate mNycCou1 chromosome X, mNycCou1.pri, whole genome shotgun sequence encodes these proteins:
- the LOC128577952 gene encoding histone-lysine N-methyltransferase PRDM7-like, which yields MTRQHHEDCGCRVLECGWHLSKHVKDAFKDISKYFSKEEWAEMGDLEKIRHRNVKRNHDVLIDRGLRAPRPALMGHRRQAIKYQVDDAEDSDEEWTPRQQGKHSWMAFIKEQSKRQKGMPRAPLSRESSRKELSGPASSHNIRGSEEHGKCVSLPREAGTSGQHSRWNSDLGKNEIEVRTYNLRERTGHSYKEFSEPQDDEYLYCESCRDFFIDHCAVHGPPTFVKDTAVDVGHPNRAALTLPPGLSIRQSGIPRAGLGVWNEASELPLGLHFGPYEGQIIADEEEARSGYAWQITKGRNCYEFVDGKDQSRGNWMRFVNCARDDEECNLVAFQYHRQIFYRTCQVIKPGCELMVWYGREYGKKLGITWPRKQKKELKTGQGGYHDDSLGGKGKECFSLGILMVQLLFYSFRELQVELEEDTQNLCSWAADM from the exons ATGACGCGGCAGCATCATGAGGACTGTGGGTGCCGGGTATTGGAATGTGGGTGGCATTTGTCCAAGCAC GTCAAAGATGCTTTCAAAGACATTTCCAAATACTTCTCCAAGGAAGAATGGGCAGAGATGGGAGACTTGGAGAAAATCCGCCATAGGAATGTGAAAAGGAACCATGATGTGCTGATTGACAGAG GTCTCAGAGCCCCTCGACCGGCTTTAATGGGTCACCGACGACAGGCCATCAAATACCAGGTGGATGATGCTGAAGATTCGGATGAAGAATGGACACCTAGGCAACAAG GCAAACACTCTTGGATGGCCTTCATAAAGGAACAGAGTAAACGCCAGAAG gGAATGCCCAGGGCACCATTAAGTCGTGAATCTAGTCGGAAGGAATTGTCAGGACCAGCGAGTTCACATAACATTAGAGGTTCAGAGGAGCACGGGAAATGCGTGTCCCTTCCCAGAGAAGCAGGTACCTCTGGACAGCACTCTAGATGGAATTCAG ATCTTGGGAAAAATGAGATCGAAGTGAGAACATACAACCTTCGAGAAAGAACAGGCCACTCGTACAAAGAGTTCAGTGAGCCTCAGGACGACGAATACCTCT ACTGTGAGAGTTGTCGAGACTTTTTCATCGACCACTGTGCTGTTCATGGGCCCCCTACATTTGTAAAGGACACTGCAGTGGACGTGGGGCATCCCAACCGTGCAGCCCTGACCCTGCCCCCGGGGCTGAGTATTAGACAATCGGGCATCCCTCGGGCTGGGCTTGGAGTATGGAACGAGGCATCTGAGCTGCCACTGGGGCTGCACTTTGGGCCTTACGAGGGCCAGATCATAGCAGATGAAGAGGAAGCCAGAAGTGGATACGCCTGGCAG ATCACTAAGGGAAGAAACTGCTATGAGTTTGTAGATGGGAAGGATCAATCTCGGGGCAACTGGATGAG ATTTGTTAACTGTGCCCGTGATGATGAAGAATGTAACCTGGTGGCCTTCCAATACCACAGGCAGATTTTCTATCGGACCTGCCAAGTCATCAAGCCAGGCTGTGAACTGATGGTTTGGTATGGGAGGGAATATGGCAAGAAACTGGGCATCACGTGGCCtcgcaagcagaagaaagaactcaAAACAGGGCAAGGTGGGTACCACGATGACTCCctaggaggaaaagggaaggaatgcTTCTCCTTGGGAATTCTCATGGTTCAACTCTTGTTCTACT CTTTCCGGGAGCTACAAGTGGAGCTTGAAGAAGACACTCAGAATCTCTGCTCCTGGGCAGCTGACATGTGA